A window of the Planococcus citri chromosome 4, ihPlaCitr1.1, whole genome shotgun sequence genome harbors these coding sequences:
- the LOC135843976 gene encoding histone-lysine N-methyltransferase, H3 lysine-79 specific-like isoform X2 — translation MELKLHSPVGAEPVVYHWPLVIGRGSDKHDGVLEIVETMRWVCEDFPDLKLPLENNILNNYDTKSYESMKSLCDRFNRAIDSMLQMSKGTSLQRLSKHPSRGLLRHILAQVYNSAVTDPDRLNQYEPFSPEVYGETSYDLICQMIDQINITKEDVFIDLGSGVGQVVLQMAAATPCKFCWGVEKADIPSRYAEDMNVNFKKWMGWYGKVHGEYKLMKGDFFEPEHRDKITNATIVFVNNFAFGPTVDHMLKERFADLKDGARIVSSKSFCPLNFRITDRNLSDIGTIMHVTEMAPLKGSVSWTGKPVSYYLHVIDRTKLERYFQKCKNPRTKVNGILNGKTGVSNGVHVEGGGRTTRERTRRQQQRLQQQQQQQQQQQEAQQLDQNGQSPTESPPDEEGGDQQSAQQQQQPSQNAPANANNSIGSDSNNNTHNSNNNSISGGFTSTSEDSENDSSSENESTPPRVTTRRAWSDYCSNSNSIRGRSSHSEEDSCNPRKAQLKKRLKRRNLRTTTQSFNNSSLNNSENSNMSQGNSRQSRARKAKGKIARKKPKKTIRINGLDLLHSQTLLSTSPQAIGKKLPPPPGCVDQQFTSLTAVAAATVPLHSELPPAKGDTPYALQVLLDLYREQFLAMVDFMKTDKFRQNIEAQIAAERERNQRLNSRTEQLDKQINLLIEDSVGLLKTRMTELGINSGYYTKDLLGKAKEIIFRHRELQAKALKLQSKVASLEDKHVKLVDKCKQEEAVVAASAAAAAAAAAAAVAVKPIASSAASVNVMPTTAISTAISTPAPVTTTSSNANKMNNGHQDHEEMTDNILKEIQVTLEERKRLQNRVSKYEKGIQDLVDHRAPQMQNANGKITSEMRNPIPPSATATTPGTYPGHHNSSSNNSSSSSGKHHSSSGSSGGRKSRGELRSKNQEWPEIPDIEKIDEKNPEILAMKILESGRQIEANKMKYNMESSSSVPRSHSGRNVMKVPAADRSYPATAAAKATPTSMYPAASTGGSASSAASSEGALKVAMFEDRIKNIITSALNEDTKNAGSAAAGVGIASSYRNQDTWPGANKSASAMMAAAAGGFDPNCVNDLKGNAPTISIPDYTQVSPAKLALRRHLSQEKIAPVGAPLPNAMQQQQQQQQQQQQQPSNFIGTRTIGDLVSSEIERSFNKVVPICVNNSTSTPAASSGAESLIQKNLVAYSSAATKQENTYTSQYPSGGGSSAKNSRSSVLYSTSNSQKSVPYAKYPNVALPRTEMKPYHESYFTDMKPPTKEEPVEGLAASLQDRIFNGFGSNGAPSNAPNDEQDYRSRNSSNASSPAMGSSQQLPTNMAYEIKTEPGIHLNKRSSSPNTLNKLPFKKQCTSNDYNEGNLRQTVYPKRLATPVS, via the exons TCGAAAGGCACGTCGTTACAAAGGCTAAGCAAACATCCGTCGCGAGGATTACTCAGACATATTCTGGCGCAAGTTTACAACTCAGCAGTCACCGATCCTGATAGATTGAATCAATACGAGCCCTTTTCGCCGGAG GTGTACGGAGAAACGTCGTACGATTTGATCTGCCAGATGATCGACCAGATAAACATCACCAAAGAAGACGTGTTCATCGATTTAGGATCGGGCGTAGGTCAGGTGGTACTTCAAATGGCAGCAGCTACGCCCTGTAAATTTTGCTGGGGTGTTGAGAAAGCAGATATTCCATCGAGATACGCCGAA GATATGAATGTGAATTTCAAGAAATGGATGGGATGGTACGGTAAAGTGCACGGCGAATATAAGCTAATGAAAGGCGATTTTTTCGAACCCGAGCACCGAGATAAGATCACCAACGCTACGATCGTATTCGTGAATAATTTTGCATTTGGGCCTACGGTTGATCACATGTTGAAGGAGAGGTTCGCCGATTTGAAAGATGGCGCCAGGATTGTATCGTCTAAATCGTTCTGCCCGTTGAATTTCCGAATAACCGATCGTAATCTGAGCG ATATCGGTACAATTATGCACGTGACGGAAATGGCTCCGTTGAAAGGATCCGTCTCGTGGACTGGCAAACCGGTATCGTACTATTTGCATGTCATCGATCGCACAAAG ctTGAACGgtatttccaaaaatgcaaGAATCCCAGAACGAAG GTGAACGGAATCCTGAACGGTAAGACGGGAGTAAGCAACGGAGTACACGTCGAAGGCGGCGGCAGAACTACACGTGAACGTACTCGAAGGCAGCAGCAACGTttgcagcagcagcagcaacaacaacaacagcagcaagAGGCTCAACAACTAGATCAAAACGGCCAGTCACCTACTGAGAGTCCGCCGGACGAAGAAGGAGGCGATCAGCAATCGGcccagcaacagcagcagccaTCGCAGAATGCTCCTGCCAATGCTAACAACTCGATCGGAAGCGATAGCAATAACAACACTCATAACAGTAATAACAATAGTATCTCTGGAGGGTTCACTTCGACCAGCGAAGACTCTGAGAACGACTCGTCATCGGAAAACGAGTCCACGCCGCCTCGCGTGACCACCAGACGAGCCTGGTCTGATTATTGCTCGAATTCGAACTCGATTCGAGGACGATCTAGTCATTCGGAAGAGGATAGTTGTA ATCCAAGAAAAGCTCAGCTCAAGAAAAGATTAAAGAGAAGGAATTTGAGAACGACGACGCAGTCATTTAATAATTCTTCGCTGAATAACTCGGAGAATTCGAATATGTCTCAAGGTAATTCGCGACAGTCCAGGGCTCGAAAGGCCAAAGGCAAAATAGCCCGTAAGAAGCCCAAGAAAACCATACGTATCAACGGGCTCGATTTGCTGCATAGTCAAACGCTGCTCAGCACATCGCCTCAAG CCATTGGTAAGAAATTACCTCCTCCTCCGGGCTGCGTTGACCAGCAATTCACGTCTTTGACAGCGGTAGCCGCTGCCACCGTTCCATTGCATAGCGAATTGCCTCCAGCCAAAGGAGATACTCCTTACGCGTTGCAAGTTCTGCTCGATTTATACAGAGAACAATTTTTGGCCATGGTTGATTTCATGAAGACGGACAAATTCAGGCAGAACATCGAGGCTCAAATAGCCGCCGAAAGG GAACGTAATCAGAGATTGAATTCGAGAACGGAGCAGCTCGATAAGCAAATCAATCTGTTGATTGAGGACAGCGTAGGTCTGCTTAAGACTAGAATGACTGAGCTGGGTATTAATTCCGGATACTATACTAAGGATTTGCTCGGTAAAGCGAAAGAAATCATTTTCCGACATCGTGAACTCCAAGCTAAGGCGTTGAAATTGCAGTCGAAG GTGGCCTCACTCGAAGACAAACACGTCAAACTGGTAGATAAGTGCAAACAAGAAGAAGCAGTGGTAGCAGCCTCTGCTGCCGCAGccgctgccgccgccgccgccgctgtgGCTGTCAAGCCAATAGCCTCATCGGCAGCTTCAGTGAACGTGATGCCAACGACGGCTATCTCGACGGCAATTTCAACTCCGGCTCCGGTAACGACGACGTCGAGTAACGCCAACAAGATGAATAACGGTCATCAAGACCACGAAGAAATGACCGACAATATTCTTAAAGAGATCCAAGTCACCCTCGAAGAACGTAAAAGGCTGCAGAATCGTGTATCGAAGTACGAAAAAGGTATTCAAGACTTGGTCGACCATCGAGCACCTCAGATGCAAAAT gcAAATGGTAAAATAACGTCAGAAATGAGGAATCCGATCCCACCTTCAGCTACAGCGACGACTCCAGGCACCTACCCAGGTCACCAtaacagcagcagcaacaacagcaGTAGTAGTAGTGGCAAGCATCACAGCAGTAGCGGTAGCAGCGGTGGTCGTAAATCACGCGGCGAGCTGCGTAGTAAAAATCAAGAATGGCCGGAAATTCCGGATATCGAAAAAATCGACGAAAAGAATCCGGAAATCTTAGCCATGAAGATATTAGAAAGCGGTCGACAAATCGAGGCGAATAAGATGAAGTACAACATGGAATCTTCGTCATCGGTACCGCGCTCCCATTCCGGCCGCAACGTTATGAAGGTTCCGGCCGCAGATCGAAGTTACCCGGCGACAGCCGCAGCTAAAGCTACGCCGACATCAATGTACCCCGCAGCATCGACCGGTGGCAGCGCATCTTCGGCGGCCAGCTCAGAAGGAGCGCTCAAAGTAGCCATGTTCGAAGACAGAATCAAAAATATCATAACGAGCGCGCTCAACGAAGATACGAAAAACGCCGGCAGCGCCGCAGCAGGTGTCGGAATCGCCTCGTCGTATCGAAATCAAGACACGTGGCCCGGTGCGAATAAATCGGCATCGGCTATGATGGCCGCAGCGGCCGGAGGTTTCGACCCGAACTGCGTCAACGACCTGAAAGGCAACGCTCCCACCATCTCGATACCGGATTATACTCAAGTATCGCCGGCCAAATTGGCCTTAAGAAGGCATCTGAGTCAAGAAAAAATTGCGCCAGTTGGCGCTCCTCTTCCTAACGCTATgcagcaacagcagcaacaacaacagcaacagcagcaacaaCCGTCCAATTTCATCGGTACTCGAACCATAGGCGACTTGGTCAGCAGCGAGATCGAACGATCGTTCAATAAAGTTGTACCGATTTGTGTGAATAACTCGACGTCTACGCCGGCGGCGTCCAGCGGGGCTGAAAGCCTCATTCAAAAGAACCTAGTAGCGTACTCGTCGGCGGCCACCAAACAAGAAAATACGTACACGAGTCAGTATCCAAGCGGTGGAGGCAGCTCGGCCAAAAATTCGAGATCGTCTGTTCTATATTCCACCTCGAATTCTCAGAAATCTGTTCCCTACGCTAAGTACCCCAACGTGGCTTTACCTAGAACCGAAATGAAACCGTACCACGAGTCGTACTTCACCGATATGAAACCTCCTACCAAAGAAGAACCTGTTGAAGG GTTGGCAGCATCGCTCCAAGACCGAATTTTCAACGGGTTCGGTTCGAACGGCGCTCCCTCGAACGCACCCAACGACGAGCAAGATTACCGTAGCCGAAATTCATCGAACGCTTCGAGCCCAGCGATGGGCTCATCGCAACAGTTACCAACGAATATGGCTTACGAAATAAAAACCGAACCCGGTATCCACCTTAATAAAAGATCCAGCTCGCCTAATACGCTGAATAAATTGCCATTCAAAAAGCAATGCACGTCGAACGACTATAACGAAG GGAATTTGAGGCAAACTGTGTATCCGAAACGATTAGCCACTCCAGTTTCCTGA